A genomic window from Mesorhizobium sp. 131-2-1 includes:
- a CDS encoding FliM/FliN family flagellar motor switch protein: MTSPGSPSQTRSLIIERLVGDSGEAGHVIGAGRAMAERAVPLLQKSLAVELGAPVTVDLRAVEVSRVPHARADAGETFAMVIVPSPTSADAMTLVIDAQAIAVVVCALFGGDPDVPVSPIERELSQIEADVATTVIQHVAQALNGSGKRSLELRLPVQRAMSGMEAKRRVLRDGAAVRMVFGISTPTDSGTVTVMIPQRILLATRGGAAGAQDDDHATGSDWRARFSEEVMRSTVTLEATMPLARLTLGDLASLEVGQVIEFEETAQSQARLSARDKTLFVCEFGKLGQNYTVRVRHPYDAGQDFIDGLMPG; the protein is encoded by the coding sequence ATGACCAGTCCGGGCAGTCCGTCTCAGACCCGTTCCCTGATCATCGAACGTCTTGTCGGCGACAGCGGCGAGGCCGGTCATGTCATTGGTGCCGGGCGGGCGATGGCCGAACGCGCCGTGCCGCTGCTGCAGAAGAGCCTTGCCGTCGAGCTTGGCGCGCCGGTTACGGTGGATCTGCGGGCGGTCGAGGTGAGCCGGGTTCCCCATGCACGCGCCGATGCCGGCGAGACCTTCGCCATGGTCATCGTTCCATCGCCGACGTCGGCCGACGCCATGACCCTGGTGATCGACGCTCAGGCCATAGCCGTCGTGGTTTGCGCCCTGTTCGGCGGGGACCCGGACGTGCCGGTCTCGCCGATCGAACGCGAGCTTTCACAGATCGAGGCCGACGTGGCGACGACGGTGATCCAGCATGTGGCGCAGGCGCTCAATGGATCGGGCAAACGCTCGCTCGAATTGCGGCTGCCGGTGCAGCGGGCAATGTCCGGCATGGAGGCGAAGCGGCGGGTGCTGCGCGACGGGGCGGCGGTCCGCATGGTGTTCGGCATCTCGACACCGACCGACAGCGGCACCGTCACGGTGATGATCCCGCAGCGCATCCTGCTTGCCACTCGTGGCGGCGCGGCCGGCGCCCAGGATGACGATCACGCGACCGGCTCGGACTGGCGCGCGCGCTTCTCCGAAGAAGTGATGCGCTCGACAGTGACGCTGGAAGCGACGATGCCGCTTGCCCGGCTGACGCTCGGCGACCTCGCCAGCCTCGAAGTCGGGCAGGTCATCGAATTCGAAGAGACGGCGCAGTCGCAGGCGAGGCTCAGCGCGCGCGACAAGACGCTGTTTGTCTGCGAGTTCGGCAAGCTCGGCCAGAATTACACCGTCCGCGTCCGGCATCCCTACGATGCCGGACAGGATTTCATCGACGGGCTGATGCCGGGCTGA
- the fliN gene encoding flagellar motor switch protein FliN — translation MAKTKVEAEPDQPDEQLDRAIEELRGVLKEEEKRPDAAFRAASGGANSSIIMAIPVDVQIILGSTEMPVSELMALQKGSTVALNRRIGEPVDVVVNGRKIARGEITVLESDPSRFGIRLTEIIAATKSA, via the coding sequence ATGGCAAAGACCAAGGTGGAAGCCGAACCCGATCAGCCGGACGAGCAGCTCGATCGCGCCATCGAGGAGCTGCGCGGTGTCCTCAAGGAAGAGGAGAAGCGCCCGGACGCTGCCTTCAGGGCCGCTTCAGGCGGCGCCAATTCGAGCATCATCATGGCCATTCCCGTCGACGTGCAGATCATCCTCGGCAGCACCGAGATGCCGGTGTCCGAACTGATGGCGCTGCAGAAGGGCTCGACGGTGGCACTCAACCGACGCATCGGCGAGCCTGTCGACGTGGTGGTCAATGGCCGCAAGATCGCCCGGGGCGAGATCACCGTGCTCGAAAGCGACCCGTCGCGCTTCGGCATCAGGCTGACCGAAATCATCGCCGCCACCAAGAGCGCATAG
- a CDS encoding flagellar motor switch protein FliG, with protein MTTLTTLTRPQKAAAILVAMGKPSASRLLKFFKQEELKALIEGARLLRTIPQGDLERIVAEFEAEFTEGAGLLDSADRMDTILNESLSPEEMSAIMGDKRFEVAPEGPPPIWPDLEKLEPGRLGAFLSGEHPQTSAMVLSKLSSQTTANVLLTMEKPVRSEIIKRMVTLASVPDAAAKIVESQLRSSLLSQASTKDISVGQARVASVLNEMDKPQLEEVMHDLEAAGTPDLDGVRSRLFAFDDLPLLAQKARVLLFDGLSTELVTLALRGAPPALTESVLSAIGARSRRMIESELGQGSEGIALADIMAARKTIAVATIRLSREGAFELPSSSQSEAA; from the coding sequence ATGACGACGCTGACCACGCTGACGCGCCCGCAAAAGGCAGCCGCCATCCTGGTGGCGATGGGCAAGCCCTCAGCCAGCCGGCTCCTGAAATTCTTCAAGCAGGAAGAACTGAAGGCGCTGATCGAAGGGGCGCGCCTGCTGCGCACGATCCCGCAAGGCGATCTCGAGCGCATCGTCGCCGAATTCGAAGCCGAATTCACCGAGGGCGCGGGACTGCTCGATTCCGCCGACCGGATGGACACCATCCTCAACGAGTCGCTGTCGCCCGAGGAGATGAGCGCCATCATGGGCGACAAGAGGTTCGAGGTGGCGCCCGAGGGGCCGCCGCCGATCTGGCCCGACCTCGAGAAGCTGGAGCCCGGCCGCCTCGGCGCCTTCCTGTCCGGCGAGCACCCGCAGACCTCGGCCATGGTGCTGTCGAAGCTTTCCTCGCAGACAACGGCCAACGTGCTGTTGACGATGGAAAAGCCCGTCCGCAGCGAGATCATCAAACGCATGGTCACGTTAGCCTCGGTTCCGGACGCGGCCGCCAAGATCGTCGAAAGCCAATTGCGCAGCAGCCTGCTGTCGCAAGCCTCGACGAAGGACATCTCGGTCGGACAGGCGCGTGTCGCCAGCGTGCTCAACGAAATGGACAAGCCTCAGCTCGAAGAGGTCATGCACGATCTGGAGGCGGCCGGCACGCCGGATCTCGACGGCGTCAGGTCGCGGCTGTTCGCCTTCGACGATCTGCCGCTGCTCGCCCAGAAGGCGCGGGTGCTGCTGTTCGACGGGCTGTCGACCGAACTGGTCACGCTGGCGCTGCGCGGCGCGCCGCCGGCGCTCACCGAATCGGTGCTGTCAGCGATCGGCGCAAGGTCGCGGCGCATGATCGAATCCGAACTCGGGCAGGGGTCTGAAGGCATCGCGCTGGCCGACATCATGGCGGCCCGCAAGACCATCGCGGTGGCGACGATCCGCCTGTCGCGTGAAGGGGCGTTCGAACTCCCCTCATCGTCGCAGAGCGAAGCGGCCTGA
- the flhB gene encoding flagellar biosynthesis protein FlhB — protein sequence MAEAVDKDSKTEEATEKKIRDTVEQGKLPHSREAAIFTSFVAILVFTVFYAKDAIVDLGMFLSMFLEKPEAWPMDTETDVIALYKTVIFEIGRAVVSLLVLLVVAGVGASVLQNMPQFVGERIRPQLSRISISQGWSRMFGVQGFVEFLKSLGKLGFAVVVLGFTLSEDHRKLLAGMITNPVAFGLVIRSIAVDILVAIVFVMGLIAVADFVWSRFHWRRDLRMSKQEIKDEMKQSEGDPIVKSRLRSLARDRARRRMMTAVPRATLIIANPTHYSIALKYVREEDSAPMVLAKGQDLVALKIREIAREHNIPIFEDVALARSMYKQVSVDSVIPSQFYQAVAELVRIVYSKKAERRLTS from the coding sequence ATGGCTGAAGCGGTCGACAAGGACTCGAAAACCGAGGAAGCGACAGAAAAGAAGATCCGCGACACCGTCGAACAGGGCAAGCTGCCCCATTCGCGCGAAGCGGCGATCTTCACCTCCTTCGTCGCCATATTGGTGTTCACTGTCTTCTACGCCAAGGACGCCATCGTCGATCTCGGCATGTTCCTGTCGATGTTCCTGGAGAAGCCCGAAGCCTGGCCGATGGACACCGAGACGGACGTCATCGCGCTTTACAAGACCGTCATCTTCGAGATCGGTCGCGCCGTCGTCAGCCTGCTGGTGCTTCTGGTGGTGGCCGGCGTCGGCGCCTCGGTGCTCCAGAACATGCCGCAATTCGTCGGGGAGCGGATCAGGCCGCAGCTGTCGCGCATTTCGATCAGCCAGGGCTGGAGCCGCATGTTCGGCGTGCAGGGCTTCGTCGAGTTCCTGAAGTCGCTGGGCAAGCTCGGCTTTGCCGTCGTCGTGCTCGGTTTCACGCTGTCGGAGGACCACCGCAAGCTGCTTGCCGGCATGATCACCAACCCGGTCGCCTTCGGTCTCGTCATCAGGAGCATCGCCGTCGACATATTGGTGGCGATCGTTTTCGTCATGGGGCTGATCGCGGTGGCAGACTTTGTCTGGTCGCGCTTCCACTGGCGTCGCGACCTGCGCATGAGCAAGCAGGAAATCAAGGACGAGATGAAGCAGTCCGAAGGCGATCCGATCGTCAAGTCGCGGTTGAGGTCGCTGGCGCGCGACCGTGCGCGGCGGCGCATGATGACGGCGGTGCCGCGCGCCACGCTGATCATCGCCAATCCGACGCACTATTCCATCGCGCTGAAATACGTCCGCGAGGAGGATTCCGCGCCCATGGTGCTGGCCAAGGGCCAGGATCTTGTGGCGCTCAAGATCCGCGAGATCGCCAGGGAACACAACATCCCGATCTTCGAGGACGTGGCGCTCGCGCGCTCCATGTACAAGCAAGTTTCGGTTGATAGCGTGATCCCGTCGCAATTTTACCAGGCCGTCGCCGAGCTGGTGCGGATCGTCTATTCGAAAAAAGCTGAGCGCAGACTGACCTCATGA